The nucleotide window TGTAATTCCACAATAACATGTGAGAGAGGTCATGGTGGACCctttttgttctcttgatattttttttattttgattctttaatgttttttttatttggtcttaACGTTGTGTTTATTCAAGATTGGTTTtggtgatttgattttttatgtctgCGTATGGGGATCTTGCAATTTTAGAGAAATGTTTCTTGGCTTAATTGATGTTCAGTTttgcaaaatttaatttaattttattaatttaaataaattagagctttgagaaccaaatttgaggCTTGGACAAATAatcaatccctttttttttcctaataccAAGGACTAATTTGTACGGTCATGGAacagtttatgttttttctttttttttatcactcaattttttttttaatttgatttattcacattgattttatttagaatttcacTTTGTAATTTGATCTGGTTGCCTGTATATGAGTTCTTATGGTGTTGAGAGAAAATTCTAGCACCTGATTGATGCTTGATTCGGCAAATTAATATActattatattgatataaaataattaagtgttaaaagataaatattaaaactaaaataaatataatgaactAGGGTAACTAGGCCGACACGTGGATAGTACACACAAGCATGTTGAAGAGGCCCGCTACGTTTAAGAAAACGGGTGCGACCGCCATCCACAGTGGCATCAAAAGCGTCATGTCAAGGTCTGTccattagagagagaaagacagAGAGAAATCTTCAGCCAGTGTTACAATCCTTCTaggataaatattttatcagcaGCTAGCAGGATACGATATACATACCTAGAAGAGTCTTTAACTTATACACCAAATTATCTTTAACTGCTACCTGCTTCCACAATGTCAGGCACCGATGAGAGCGTACAAACACAGGACACAAGATGTTTGCAATATTAAGCATTTGCAAAATCATTATTAATGAAGAACTAATCCGACACCATCCTTAATTCCCCGGATCATTTTATTTGGGAATACCTTGCAAATTAAACCCACCATCGACGATCAAATTCTGGCCAGTCACAAACTCAGAATCGTCAGAAGCAAGAAACAGCACTGCGTCAGCTACGTGCTTCGTTTTCAACACACCTTTCAAGTAATAAGACGACTGAAAAGCCTTCTCCACCTCCTCTACTCCCTTGTCGAATGTCTTGCATGCTAGAGGTGTTGCCACCGGTCCTGGCGACACACAGTTGACTCTTATACCATGCTCGCCCAACTGATAACTTGCACATTTCATCAGTGCCAAGAGCCCGCTCTTGGACATGATATAATCTGTGAACCTGTCCCCTGCGAGATTCGCAGCGGCGCTTGATGTGCAAATGACGCTGCCCTTTACACCTCCGTCCACCATGGCACGCGCCGCGTGCTTTAGGCATGCTGCTGTGCCACGCACGTTTACTGCAAAGAGTTTGTCGCACAAGTCCAGGTCGAAGTCAAGAACATTTTGCTCACCAAAGCTTGCAATGCCGGCATTGCAGAATATTACTTCAAGGTGACCATAAAGTTGAACAGTGGACTCCACAAGggatttgacttggttttcatcAGCTACATCACAGTGGATGTAAGTGGATCTGTTAGTTCCGATGGATTCTGCAAGCTTTTGGCCCTTTTCATCTTGAATATCTGCGATCACGACTGCTCGTGCGCCGTTTTCAGCAAAGGCAAGCACGGTGGCCTCGCCTATGCCACTAGCACCTCCCGTGACGATAGCAACCTTGTCTTGAACCTTGTTCTTGCAAGGTTTTGTAGATGCCATTTTAGCTagtttgtttttgagttttgcAATGAATTACACGAAAGATTCAGAATTTAGTGTGCTTATATCAAGAGAATTGATGTAGATACTTTGACTCCTAGCTATAGCATTGGAATCATCAGATTTCGGAGATCTGCTGTGATGGTGCTTGTGATTGTGGtaatgcatgcatgcatggccGACATTATCTTAAAGATTTTTCTAAgatatttttgaaacgcaacTGTAATAATAAGTATGATTccgtttattttttagattgtttttgtgattataattttttaaaaataaaattaaaaaaatatggttagaTATAGTTAGTTAGATTTAGatgtttatttgataaaaattgtatttaagGTTTATATGtaacaaaaaatatgtataaaatgtttgatAGTTGTGTGAttgtgattgctttttaaagaattttttacctgaaaatgcatcaaaatatatttttttattttttaaaaattatttttgatataagcgcatcaaaataatctgaaaacacaaaaaatattaatttgaagtaaaaaaaaatatttttttttcaaaagcgcttttaaaactcaaaaacaaataaagttttaCGGAACTTAGTTACAAAAGCATGTAAAAACTGCTTCTTAAAAACTGTgttttaaactcaatttttcaATGGACCTCACAGTTAAAAACACAGTTTAGTGTGTTACTAAAtatcatattgtgttttttgcACCGCAAACGCAAAAGCTCCAAGTAAACAAACGCAACCAATTGATAGTTGTACATGTGATTTATAGTGTTTTTGGAGTgaggttgtggttgtttttaaaagtgtttttcactccgaaatgtataaaaataatattttttatttttaaaaaattatttttgacatcaatgcatcaaaataatttaaaaatattaaaaaaaaattaatgtgaaaaaacaaatataatatttttaaaaaaatattataaaatgcaaaaacaacatGCTGTTGAATTACAAAAGGTAGCAAGATGCATGCATGGCCGGCATTATCttaaaactgtttttttcttatgccacctgtcttttcttttatttgacgtccattttcctttttatgtTATCCTGGTCATTAATTCACCAGCACTGGTAACGCATACAGTGGTAcctcggggggggggggggggggggatataTCTATAATCTTTGGAGGGCCCAAATTAAGGATGAATATATAAACTCACTGACACcataaacaatatatttaatatttagatgAGTAATAATACAATATAAGATAGGATTTGTTAAAGATAAGGAAGAAGAATATCTTGTGTTAATCTCAATGGAAGTATCTACAGTTTTATTGTTAGTAAATCTAGCCCGTtgaagaatatctgcaacatatttcaaCTGAAAAAAAAGGTAACCTAGACTAGGGTTGGCTCATGTctttttttgggttgttttttaagctttaattttttttcgatttcgTCTTTCAACACTTGGTTAGTTTAGgaattgagctttttttttatcaggttatcTCATTCGCATGATTCTGCTCGTGGGGTTTCGCGGACTTACCCGGGTTTGCtggtgttgtttttttctttttgttaattgattttttttcccgattTCATCCTTCTACATTTGGATTGTTGAGGATTAAACatagtaatgtttttttaattttctgtatAAGGATTTGTCTCAACTTCACAACTTGGGTCGTGAGTCTGACATGTTAACTcgtgttattgtttttttatatattttttttaattttatcattcactATTGAGTTATCTAGGCATTGAGTTCgtgattctttttcttttatcaagtGTTCCTTTTGTACTGGTTATtataatcactttttttattaaaagaataattcatttattattgttattttttttctttttattatataattaaataaaaataacttatatattGAAACTAGTGGAGTTCATGCcttgaatcatgtgttttttacttctttttgttcacctatcatttttcagaattttcctttattttatagGTTACTGCTTTCATAAAATGTAGACAAATGCCTCCAAGTCTtgaattctctctttttttttatttatcggATTTCGTCATTTAAAATAGAACTATCATATTATACAAATTCCAAGTCGCGCTTGTATAGTGTGGATGGATTGAGAATCGAAGGCAAACGCTATACGCATAGATAGACACTAGTGAGGTGACGCGCTACCTTGGgggttcattttttatttttataaaaaatattataaaatattataatataaataataaaaaattttaatattaataatattttttaaaatttattacttattttattaataatattaactataatcaaaataataatatttataacacaaataataatacttttaatattaatattttcaattataattaaaataataatatttataacacaaatgataatattttaatattaatacttttaattataataaaaataataatttttaaaatacaaataattatatttagaaatttaaaaCCTCAAAATCTTAAGTTCTGATGAAAGACCTAATAGAATTGGGTCCTGACGCAAAACCCATTAAACTTAGGTCCTGATAGTGGACTCAAGACAATCAGGTCCTGACGCAGGACCACAGTGAATTAGGTGACAGGACCCTAGAGATTGGGCCTAACGCAATACCCATTGCCCTTGGGTCCCAACGCAGAACCCATTCAACTTGGGTTCTAATGCATGATCCAATAGCATTGAGTCCTAACACAGGACTCGTTACCATTGGATTTTGGCGTAGAATAAAGTGAATTGGGTCCTGACGCTGGATCCATTTAAagggtaaaaatataaattattgttcttattatcattaataaatttaagataaaatattattactaacaaagaaaaaccatatagttgatttgaaggataaaattaaaaattattagtattagtatgtattagtattagtatttgtgctataaatattattgtttttattataattgaagatattaatattaaaaatagtattatttatgttataaatattaatatttctagTATAGTTCAAAGTATTATAATTTgcggtaaaaatattattatttttattattattgaaggttttaatatcaaaaacaatattatttgtgttagaaatattaatatttctactatagttcaaagtattattatttgtggtaaaaatattattatttttattaatctagaaggtattaatattaaaaatagtgttatttatggtataaatattattatttaacttattttaccaaatttttatattttttaatctttaaaaaacaattatggtttttattccctagtaataatagttttgtaaaatttaataatattattaataataataataatttttaattttacctttcaaatcaaatttatggttgtttttcaatattaataataattattttcaattttattaataatattaattaaaattaaaataataatatttataagacaaataataatatttttattataatattattaattataataaaaatattattatttataacacaaatcataatatatttaatattaatactttcaattataataaaaaaatatttctaacaaaaatagccctatttttaatattaatactttcaattgtaataaaaattataatatttataacacaaataacatttttttttatattaatacttttaattataataaaaataataatatttaaaatacaaataattatatttagaaacctaaGATCCAAGAATCTGGGGTCTTGATGAAGGACCCAATAGAATTGGATCCTTACGCATGACCCATTAAGTTTGGGCCTTGACACTGGACCCAAGACGATCAAGTTCTAGCACTGGATCTAAAAAAATTGGATCCTGTTACAAGACCCATTATCATTGGGTCCTGATGCAGGACCCAAGAGTATTTGGTTCTTACGCAGGACCTAAGCGAATTGGTTCCAGACGCATGATTCATTTGACTTGGTTCTTAACGTGGGACTATACCAAAATGGGTCTTGACACAGGACCCATTAAAACTTAGAAGGGTAAAAGTATAAATTATTGttcttattatcattattgtcattaataaatttgaaatatccTAATAGAATTAGATCCTTACGCATGACCCATTAAGTTTGGGCCTTGACACTGGACCCAAGACGATCAGGTTCTAGCACTGGATCTAAGAAAATTGGGTCCTGTTACAAGACCCATTATCATTGGGTCCTGATGCAGGACCCAAGAGTATTGGGTTCTTACGCAGGACCTAAGCGAATTGGTTCCAGACGCATGATTCATTTGACTTGGTACTTGACGCGGGACTATAACAAAATGGGTCTTGACACAGGACCCATTAAAACTTAGAAGGGTAAAAGTATAAATTATTGTTCTCATTATCATTATtgtcattaataaatttgaaataaaatattattacaacaaaaaaaactatatagttgacttgaaggataaaattaaattaaattattattattattattattattattattattatttgtgctataaatattattatttttattgtaattgaatgtattgatattaaaaattatattatttgtgttataaatattaatatttctattatagtttaaagtattaaaatcaaaaatattattagttgtggtacaaagattattatttttattataattgaaagtattaatattaaaaatagtattatttgcggtataaatattattatttgtggtataaatactattatttgtggtacaaatatttttatttttattataattgaaagtattaatattaaaaatagtaatatttatggtatacataatattatttgcagtgcaaatatttttattttgtattataattgaaagtattaatattaaaaatagtattatttgaggtataaatattattatttgcggtgcaaatatttttattttttattataattaaaagtattaaaaatagtattaatattaaaaatagtattatttgcggtataaacaaatatttttattttgtattataattgaaagtattaatattaaaaatattattatttgcggtataaacaaatatttttatttttattataattgaaagtattaatattaaaaatagtattatttgtgttctaaatattattatttttattaaacttcaaagcattaatattaaaaatactattatttggggtataaaaattattatttttattataattgaattaataatatttagaatacaaattataatatgttagatattaatactttcaactataataaaaataataatatatacaagagaaatattaatattaagtaACCTAAGATCTAATAGTCTTGAGtcctaataaaaaaactcaaaaaaattagatCCTGACATAGAATTTATTAGCCTCGGCTACTTTTACTGAACCAAAACGATTCAATAATGGAAAACAACATTGTATttaagaaaattgaatttttgaaaaagtaGACCTCAAAACACACTTGTTTTGCACGTCTTCCAGCAATTGAAAGTGTTGTTTCCCATCAGGATGAGCAATAATGCATATCTTCCAATTATTGAGAGTGTTAATCATATATAATGCTTTAGTTGATttgagaaatcataatttttagtttaatttgaaataaatcaaatttaaattgatggtattactaaattaaatccttaaataataagtcatcaaaataaaatattgaaagaattatttgaaagagTTTCTcgacaaataataaataaatttctcgACAAATTAAGTgaagaaattatgattgaaaGAGTTTCACCGTTCTTATTAATTACAAGCAGAGTTACACACATatatttgagagagagaaattatACGACACAAGATATTTGAATGGATGAGAGTGTCCAAACACAGGACACAAGTTAGCCCCAACTGCGAACTGCTTCCACAATGTCAGGCATCGATGAGAGTGTACAAACACAGGACACAAGATATTTGCAATATTAAGCATTTGCAAAATCATTATTAATGAAGAACTAAATCCGACACCATCCTTAATTCCCCGGATCATTTTATTTGGGAATACCTTGCAAATTAAACCCACCATCGACGATCAAATTCTGGCCAGTCACAAACTCAGAATCGTCAGAAGCAAGAAACAGCACTGCGTCAGCTACGTGCTTCGTTTTCAACACACCTTTCAAGTAATAAGACGACTGAAAAGCCTTCTCCACCTCCTCTACTCCCTTTTCGAATGTCTTGCATGCTAGAGGTGTTGCCACCGGTCCTGGCGACACACAGTTGACTCTTATACCATGCTGGCCCAACTGATAACTTGCACATTTCATCAGTGCCAAGAGCCCGCTCTTGGACATGATATAATCTGTGAACCTGTCCCCTGCGAGATTCGCAGCGGCGCTTGATGTGCAAATGACGCTGCCCTTTACACCTCCGTCCACCATGGCACGCGCCGCGTGCTTTAGGCATGCTGCTGTGCCACGCACGTTTACTGCAAAGAGTTTGTCGCACAAGTCCAGGTCGAAGTCAAGAACATTTTGCCTACCAAAGCTTGCAATGCCGGCATTGCAGAATATTACGTCAAGGTGACCATAAAGTTGAACAGTGGACTCCACAAGggatttgacttggttttcatcAGCTACATCACAGTGGATGTAAGTGGATCTGTTAGTTCCGATGGATTCTGCAAGCTTTTGGCCCTTTTCATCTTGAATATCTGCGATCACGACTGCTCGTGCGCCGTTTTCAGCTAAGGCAAGCACGGTGGCCTCGCCTATGCCACTGGCACCTCCCGTGACGATAGCAACCTTGTCTTGAACCTTGTTCTTGCAAGGTTTTGTAGATGCCATTTTAGCTagtttgtttttgagttttgcAATGAATTACGCGAAAGATTCAGAATTTAGTATGTTTATATCAAGAGAGTTACTGTAGATACTTTGACTCCTGGTTAGCATTGGGACAATCAGATCTGCATCGAGATATGTGTTGAAAGGTGTTTTTCAGTAAgataatcattgttttttaaaatattttttattttaatattaaaacaccaaaataattatagaaagtaAACGCCCGACATTATCTTAAAACTGTTTATTGTAATGccacttgtatttttaaaactctttttttattatttttttttaattaatttcaaaaaaaaaattcaatttttttttaaaaaatgttgaaaGTCGTACTAGGCTGTTAAATTACAGAAAGTAGATGCATGCATGGCCGGCATTatcttaaaattgttttttcaatgccacttgtctttttctttgacgtccattcattttcttttttatgttatgatTAATTATGACCGTTAGATGGTATGACTGTGATGATGACACCAATTTTATAGGTGATGGTGGTAGATATTATAATTGGATGGTATCAGAAGAGTGACGAGGTAGAAATTAATCTATGATATTATGATTTAattattctataaaatattagaaaatctaatgaattgagatattttttaataaaataattgaaattctaCACAATTATAATGTATTTTGTGTTCATcagatttttttgtaattaattctttggaaattgaatatttaatttctatattttttatccatgtataacTCGATCATTTTCAtccattttatattatttttcaattttttttgtttttttttaataaataaaacagtgAAAAATAAGTagatgatacaaaaaaaatgataataaaagagAGCATTTCTTTGAAACAAAATACTACTAAATTAAGCATGGTCAGGGactatttaattagtttttgataTTACAcgtgtcaattattttttttaataaattatgaggATTAAGCTGTAATTaactcaagaaaaaagaaaaaaaaacatcaaatgctTGGCTTTCGGcataaaatttttcaaacaaTAATGTGATTCACGCCAGAGGCGGTGCCACCAGCACTAGTGACGCATATAGTGGTATCtcagagggaaaaaaataaatatatatatctataatcTTTGGAGGGCCCAAATTAAGGATCAATATATAAACTACACTAAACTATGGGGactataattaattttctgCAGAGCCTGGCTTTTGCACTGTATTCACTCCTGTAAACACTGACTGACTATAatgtgttgaaaatatttttagtttcatcatgattttaaagttattttatctttattatttataattttttattttaagatatattaaaattttctataattttatgttttttccaaACAATGCCAAACACATATTTTAGTAAGGGtttatttttgtgatattttttattttttaaacatatttaattaaaaaaatattatgttcagTGTATGAAGAAACACACACATGAACAACACATTGCAATCTTATAATATTACCACCTACTACCCATCACCAACCATTACCATGTGGGTCGGTATCCGTGTCTGATGACTCTGATCTCTTCTTTGCTGGAAACCATGGCTGCTAAAGCTATGGTTCCAACACATCTTTCATGAACATATTGTTAAAACATTCCAAATtaacagaaaacaaattaatacaaacatgcatAAGATAGAAAGAGGCtaggatttttattaattaccaTATTCTGAAGTTTAGCTTtaagctaaaaagaaaaagattatatatagactaaattaaaaatattattttacctttaataaacaaaacaagataaatatatatatttcttatcaTCTCCTCTCAAACTCATGATGTGGCAACTACAAgtatcgagagtttgccaactggAAAATAAAATCAGGAAATGGAATGTGACTCGGTAatgaaatctgcaatctgcaaggaagaagaaacaaaaggtaGAGTAATGGTGTCAtacttgagatgatgacgagtaaaatgacaatcgatctcaatgtgcttagttcgttcatgaaaaaccgagttgtAAGTAATCTGAATAGAATTctagttgtcacaatacataggagtaggatgagagagaaactctcatatcagcaagtaaccaacatAACTCAACAATATCTTTTGTAGTAGATATCATAACATGATATTCTGCTTCGGCTgaagattgagaaacaatagattgtttcttgctcttccaagaaataagaaaatcacCTAGAAATATACAGAAACCAGTAACAAATTTACGATATGTGGGATCACTGCCATGATCAGCATCAAAGTATGCACGAGCTATAAGGAAGAGATGGATAAGAGTGAAAGACTTTGAAAGACCGTACCACGAAGATATCGTAAAATACGAAGAACAATTGTCCAGTGAACTGTAGTAGGAGATGCAACAAACtaactaacaacatgaacaacatataCATTATCTGGACGAGTAATAGTGAGATATATCAAGCTCTTAATAATAGTACTATATAAGGTAGGATCTATCAAAGGTAGACCATCAGAAAAAGAATACCTTGCGTTAATCTCAATGAGAATATCTATAgtcttgttatcagtaagtctagcctactgaagaatatctgcaacatattttaGCTGAGATAAAAGGTAACCTCTAGGCTAAGGTTGACTCAtgtctttttttggtttgttttttaagtttaattttttttttatttcatctttcaacacttTGTTGGtttaggaattgagtttcattttttttttcttttaccagGTTATCTTGTTCGCATGATCTAGCTCGTGGGGTTTCGTAGACTTGCTTGAGTTTGCTGgtgttgttttttcctttatgttaattgattttttttttcggtttcatcCTTCTATATTTGGATTGTTAAGGATTAggcattgtaattttttttatttgctttataagGAGTTGTCTCAACTTCACAACTTAGGTTGTGAGTCTGACATGTTAActcgaattgttttttttcttgtctttttttttaattttatcatttagtatTGAGTtgtatgaaaattgaatttcgtgatttttttcttttatcaagtGTTCCTTTTGTACTAGTCTTTATGATcactttgttttataaaaacaataattcatttattatcgttactttttttttattattatataattaaataaaaataacttatagtGGAGTTTATGCTtgaatcatggttttttttacttcttcttGTTCAcctatcatttttcagaattttcctttattttatagcttattGCTTTCATAAAATGTAGACAAATGCCTCCGAGTCTTgaattctctcatttttttaatcggattttgttgtttaaaacaaaaacatcttaTTATACAAATTCCAAGCTGCGCTTGTATGGTGTGGATGGATTGAGAATCGAAGGCAAACGCTACAGTATAGATCGATATGTAGTCAAGGATATATCGGATCTTATAATCTCTggtttttaaacattttttgtttgtgaaattattagatgaatctaatatactattttaaaaaatacatagatCGATATTAGTTTCTTTATCACATTACCGCTCCTCTAGCTAGATCGATCTGCAATTTCTATTaatcttctttgttttctttatatttagcTTGCTCAAACCCTAAAGAAAAATGCATGTGAAATAAAAATCGATAGCCCCAACTTGCTTTTTGAGAGTTTTTTCTCTTACCTTTTATCAGATTCAAATAAATAACCCAGTTTTTATAGATCATAGAGTCAAGATTTGTGGCTGTTTCGCCTGTTGTGTTGTTGATGAAGGAACTAAAGTGAATTGCATGAGTTCTTGAAAGGAGATTATAATGAATGTAAGTGTCAAATTTATGGCGTGCCTCTTTTCAAAGGTGATCTGCGTATTTTTACTACTGAACCAAAACGATTCAATCATGGAAAACAACATTGTATTCaagaaaattgaatttgttaaaAAAGTAGACCTCAAAACACAGTTGTTTTGCACGTCTTCCAGCAATTGAAAGTGTACTGTTTTCCCATCAGGATGAGCAATAATGCATATCTTCCAATAATTGAGAGTGTTGATCATGATGCTTTAGTTGATttgagaaatcataatttttagtttgatttgaaataaatcaaatttaaattgatgGTATTACTAAATTAAATCCTTAAATAATAAGTCATTGAAAGAATTATTTGGAAGATCAGGTGGATcacttgatattaaataaatttctcaACAAATAATTAAGCATGTgcaaaatcattattaattaaGAACTAAATCCGACACCATCCTTCCCCGGATCGTTTTATTTGGGAATACCTTGAAAATTAAACCCACCATCGACGATCAAATTCTGGCCAGTCACAAACTCAGAATCGTCAGAAGCAAGAAACAGCACTGCGTCAGCTACGTGCTTCGTTTTCAACACACCTTTCAAGTAATAAGACGACTGAAAAGCCTTCTCCACCTCCTCTACTCCCTTTTCGAATGTCTTGCATGCTAGAGGTGTTGCCACCGGTCCTGGCGACACACAGTTGACTCTTATACCATGCTCGCCCAACTGATAACTTGCACATTTCATCAATGCTAAAACCCCGCTCTTGGACATGATATAATCTGTGAACCTGACCCCTGCGAGATTCGCAGCGGCGCTTGATGTAAAAATGACGCTGCCCGTTACACCTCCGTCCACCATGGCACGCGCCGCGTGCTTTAGGCATGCTGCTGTGCCACGCACGTTTACTGCAAAGAGTTTGTCGCACGAGTCCAGGTCGAAGTCAAGAACATTTTGCCTACCAAAGCTTCCAATGCCGGCATTGCAGAATATTACGTCAAGGTGACCATAAAGTTGAACAGTGGACTCCACAAGggatttgacttggttttcatcAGCTACATCACA belongs to Populus nigra chromosome 18, ddPopNigr1.1, whole genome shotgun sequence and includes:
- the LOC133678974 gene encoding (-)-isopiperitenol/(-)-carveol dehydrogenase, mitochondrial-like, which encodes MASTKPCKNKVQDKVAIVTGGASGIGEATVLAFAENGARAVVIADIQDEKGQKLAESIGTNRSTYIHCDVADENQVKSLVESTVQLYGHLEVIFCNAGIASFGEQNVLDFDLDLCDKLFAVNVRGTAACLKHAARAMVDGGVKGSVICTSSAAANLAGDRFTDYIMSKSGLLALMKCASYQLGEHGIRVNCVSPGPVATPLACKTFDKGVEEVEKAFQSSYYLKGVLKTKHVADAVLFLASDDSEFVTGQNLIVDGGFNLQGIPK
- the LOC133678901 gene encoding (-)-isopiperitenol/(-)-carveol dehydrogenase, mitochondrial-like → MASTKPCKNKVQDKVAIVTGGASGIGEATVLALAENGARAVVIADIQDEKGQKLAESIGTNRSTYIHCDVADENQVKSLVESTVQLYGHLDVIFCNAGIASFGRQNVLDFDLDLCDKLFAVNVRGTAACLKHAARAMVDGGVKGSVICTSSAAANLAGDRFTDYIMSKSGLLALMKCASYQLGQHGIRVNCVSPGPVATPLACKTFEKGVEEVEKAFQSSYYLKGVLKTKHVADAVLFLASDDSEFVTGQNLIVDGGFNLQGIPK
- the LOC133678916 gene encoding (-)-isopiperitenol/(-)-carveol dehydrogenase, mitochondrial-like, with translation MASTKPCKNKVQDKVAIVTGGASGIGEATVLAFAENGARAVVIADIQDEKGQKLAESIGTNRSTYIHCDVADENQVKSLVESTVQLYGHLDVIFCNAGIGSFGRQNVLDFDLDSCDKLFAVNVRGTAACLKHAARAMVDGGVTGSVIFTSSAAANLAGVRFTDYIMSKSGVLALMKCASYQLGEHGIRVNCVSPGPVATPLACKTFEKGVEEVEKAFQSSYYLKGVLKTKHVADAVLFLASDDSEFVTGQNLIVDGGFNFQGIPK